From a single Pseudalkalibacillus hwajinpoensis genomic region:
- a CDS encoding complex I subunit 4 family protein, producing the protein MTESYLLTILIFSPLLGIVLLSVMPANHRFVRMIGVLGTALPLSLTLLVFGLFDRSTAEVQFGEYHSWFELMTSVSPNEPYPITYNLGVTGISVLFLMLAALITFLASFAALRIQESVKSFYILFLTVEFGILGVFSSENLFLFFLFFEITLVSMFFLVGKWGGFAREKAAFSFLIYNGLGSVLLLIVIIVLFVEMRTTNISELTMLLQETDSLEFLSRGTRMWLFILLLLAFGTKLPIVPLHTWMVRVHVEAPIAVVMIHAGVLLKIGAYGLIRFGAGFFPEQLREMAVILAILGVINLLYGAFIALVQTELRAVLAYASISHMGIVVLGVAAFNTAGLQGAVFQTISHGLIAALLFLLVGVLIDRFGTTKLEELGGIASQTPLFGGFLLAAGLASLGLPGMSGFISEFLAFLGLFEAMPVIGGIGLLGLILTAVYMLRAVLGITYGKRQPHFDQKRDLTPVELVPAAILLSMIIWIGVYPALLSNTLQIARTLGIGG; encoded by the coding sequence ATGACAGAGTCCTATTTACTGACAATACTCATTTTCTCACCTCTCCTTGGAATTGTCCTACTAAGCGTGATGCCTGCTAATCATCGCTTCGTTAGAATGATTGGGGTACTTGGAACAGCCCTTCCACTTTCGCTGACACTTCTCGTCTTCGGGCTGTTTGATCGGAGTACAGCAGAAGTCCAGTTCGGTGAGTATCATAGCTGGTTCGAACTGATGACGTCGGTTAGCCCGAATGAGCCATATCCGATTACGTATAATCTTGGTGTTACCGGTATTTCTGTTCTGTTTCTCATGCTTGCTGCGCTCATTACTTTTCTTGCTTCATTCGCGGCCCTGCGTATACAGGAAAGCGTGAAGAGCTTCTACATCCTTTTTCTAACGGTGGAGTTTGGAATACTGGGTGTTTTCTCAAGTGAAAACCTGTTCCTCTTTTTCTTGTTTTTTGAAATCACGCTTGTGTCGATGTTTTTTCTTGTTGGAAAGTGGGGAGGGTTTGCTCGGGAAAAGGCTGCTTTTTCCTTTTTGATCTATAACGGACTTGGATCGGTTCTTCTCTTAATTGTGATTATCGTGTTATTTGTTGAAATGAGAACGACGAATATTAGTGAGCTCACAATGCTGCTGCAGGAAACGGACTCACTTGAATTCCTATCCAGAGGCACGAGAATGTGGTTGTTTATTCTTCTGCTTCTCGCCTTTGGCACGAAGCTTCCCATCGTTCCGCTTCATACATGGATGGTACGGGTTCACGTTGAAGCACCAATCGCTGTCGTCATGATTCATGCTGGGGTTCTTCTAAAAATAGGGGCGTATGGATTAATCCGTTTCGGAGCGGGATTCTTCCCAGAGCAGCTACGAGAAATGGCTGTCATCCTTGCAATTCTAGGAGTGATTAATCTCCTTTACGGTGCCTTTATTGCGCTTGTCCAAACAGAGCTCCGTGCAGTACTTGCCTATGCTTCGATCTCGCACATGGGCATTGTCGTCCTTGGCGTTGCGGCATTTAATACAGCTGGACTACAAGGAGCCGTTTTTCAGACTATTTCACACGGATTAATTGCTGCGCTTCTCTTCCTACTAGTTGGTGTCTTAATTGACCGTTTCGGGACGACAAAGCTTGAAGAGTTGGGAGGGATAGCGAGTCAGACACCGTTATTTGGAGGATTTCTGCTTGCAGCAGGTCTAGCTTCTCTCGGGCTTCCTGGAATGAGCGGTTTTATAAGTGAATTTCTGGCGTTCCTTGGGCTTTTTGAAGCGATGCCGGTGATTGGTGGTATCGGTTTACTCGGATTAATCCTGACGGCCGTTTACATGCTGAGAGCGGTGCTCGGGATTACATACGGGAAACGACAGCCTCATTTTGATCAGAAAAGAGACTTAACACCGGTCGAATTAGTCCCAGCAGCCATTCTTCTCAGTATGATTATCTGGATCGGCGTGTACCCTGCATTGCTTTCCAATACACTACAAATCGCTCGTACACTCGGGATAGGGGGTTAA
- the nuoN gene encoding NADH-quinone oxidoreductase subunit NuoN translates to MNMDTLLQYQWGSMMPEFTILLTAIALSLLDLFMKRERDRTLLAWLSLAGIGTAIVCLVLQFDNGVVSILNETYRLDSFAKAFKLLMLIGTGFVLLLGLPSADDLVEVRGEYYYLLLTALLGGMMMASSADLITLFVGLELLSLSSYILVGIRKTNAFANEAAFKYVVNGGIATAITLFGMSYLYGLTGETNIYEIQGLMASDVVTENRYLAVFSFLMIFFGLAFKITAAPFHMWAPDVYQGAETPITAFLSVVSKMAGFAIMLRILMVPFVFAPGTGKIITPEGISYETLLVSVRPYLVLVVVLTILIGNVIALRQLNAKRLFAYSSIAHAGYLLVPFAALSELVFDAVWFYLVAYLLMNLGAFAVIHALSEEKEEVTLASFAGLFKRSPYLTIAMTIYLLSLAGIPLTAGFIGKFEIFMSALGTEPKRYILSIAMLFGTVLSYIYYFGFLVQMYFRPSEKKLPINTSNGITAVLAITAAGTVLLGIFPSIALTFIHDHFQFLEIFNR, encoded by the coding sequence ATGAACATGGATACGTTGCTGCAGTATCAATGGGGCAGCATGATGCCGGAATTTACTATTCTCCTAACAGCCATCGCACTATCACTACTTGACCTTTTTATGAAAAGAGAGAGAGACCGTACACTTCTTGCCTGGCTCTCGCTCGCAGGAATTGGTACGGCGATTGTCTGTCTCGTTCTTCAGTTCGATAATGGCGTCGTTTCCATCCTTAATGAAACCTATCGTCTCGACTCGTTCGCAAAAGCGTTCAAATTATTAATGCTAATTGGAACTGGCTTTGTTCTCCTGCTCGGATTACCATCGGCTGATGATCTCGTTGAAGTAAGAGGGGAGTATTATTATCTCCTGTTAACCGCATTACTTGGCGGTATGATGATGGCATCGAGTGCAGATCTGATTACGCTCTTTGTCGGACTTGAGTTGTTAAGTCTTTCTTCTTACATCCTGGTTGGAATTCGAAAAACAAATGCATTTGCGAACGAAGCCGCATTTAAATATGTCGTAAATGGCGGTATTGCTACTGCCATTACACTGTTCGGAATGAGCTACCTGTACGGATTAACTGGTGAGACAAATATTTATGAAATTCAAGGGTTGATGGCAAGTGACGTTGTTACTGAAAACCGCTATCTGGCTGTATTTTCCTTTCTCATGATTTTCTTTGGTCTTGCATTTAAAATAACCGCTGCTCCATTTCATATGTGGGCGCCAGACGTTTATCAGGGTGCTGAAACGCCCATAACCGCGTTTCTCAGTGTTGTATCAAAAATGGCAGGTTTCGCGATTATGCTTCGGATCTTAATGGTGCCATTTGTTTTTGCTCCGGGAACAGGAAAGATCATTACGCCAGAGGGAATTAGTTATGAAACTCTTCTTGTCTCAGTAAGACCGTATCTCGTTCTCGTTGTGGTCCTTACGATTTTGATTGGAAATGTGATTGCGCTAAGGCAGCTAAATGCGAAGCGACTCTTTGCCTACTCAAGCATTGCGCATGCTGGCTACCTTCTTGTTCCATTTGCTGCGCTCTCAGAGCTAGTCTTTGACGCAGTCTGGTTCTATCTCGTCGCCTATTTATTAATGAACCTGGGTGCCTTTGCTGTTATTCATGCGCTTTCTGAAGAAAAGGAAGAGGTTACACTGGCTTCCTTTGCAGGTTTATTTAAACGATCGCCTTATTTGACCATAGCGATGACGATCTATCTTCTTTCACTGGCAGGTATTCCGTTGACTGCGGGGTTTATCGGGAAATTCGAAATCTTCATGAGTGCGCTCGGTACGGAGCCGAAGCGATATATTTTATCGATTGCCATGCTGTTTGGTACGGTTCTTTCCTACATTTATTATTTTGGGTTTTTAGTTCAAATGTATTTCAGGCCATCCGAAAAGAAGTTACCAATCAACACTTCTAATGGTATAACTGCTGTCCTAGCCATTACGGCTGCAGGAACTGTCTTACTTGGTATCTTTCCATCCATTGCGTTAACCTTTATCCATGATCATTTTCAGTTTCTAGAGATTTTTAATCGGTAG
- a CDS encoding DUF1146 family protein, with amino-acid sequence MTEALAQQSIFSIVINLVFLLITWWALQTFRFDIFFKKPNSPQAKVLMILLTLSIGSLASNFFLDYYNWSIRLQYFF; translated from the coding sequence ATGACAGAAGCACTAGCGCAGCAATCGATCTTTTCGATTGTGATTAACCTGGTTTTTTTACTTATTACCTGGTGGGCGCTCCAGACTTTTCGGTTCGATATTTTCTTTAAAAAGCCAAACAGTCCACAAGCCAAAGTCCTCATGATCCTGCTGACCCTTAGCATTGGTTCCCTCGCAAGCAATTTCTTCCTTGATTATTACAACTGGTCAATCCGTCTTCAGTATTTTTTTTAG
- a CDS encoding YwmB family TATA-box binding protein: MMKLLIGLLSIMLLGSFSTGTSVSFEDDTEVKAAEMANVLLTHDYTIDRWSFYTREKVRFMPDSLGYKSITSTLSERAQGFKWGAPTKSDEKLKLIGTKVDAEKGTKETVTLISYPENNRMSTYLIYHMEISGFHQEEWRTTYERFKAQMTQLVTEEAPVFTCFQGSKNATMDIVLYNEADKLLGAFSASKVEEVNEETFVSLSAYHKEWEADLVTNNQRMNIQIALRNTGIGGGITATIGTPIITTEY, encoded by the coding sequence ATGATGAAGCTTCTAATCGGACTACTATCCATTATGCTTCTGGGAAGTTTTTCAACTGGGACATCTGTCTCATTCGAAGACGATACGGAAGTAAAAGCAGCCGAAATGGCGAACGTTTTACTGACTCACGATTACACAATTGATCGTTGGTCATTTTACACGAGGGAAAAAGTGCGTTTCATGCCGGATTCGTTAGGGTACAAAAGTATTACGTCAACGCTTTCTGAGAGAGCACAGGGCTTTAAATGGGGTGCCCCTACAAAGAGTGACGAAAAATTGAAATTGATTGGGACAAAAGTGGACGCTGAAAAGGGTACAAAAGAAACAGTTACACTCATTTCCTATCCGGAAAACAATCGCATGAGCACTTATCTTATTTATCACATGGAAATTTCCGGGTTTCACCAGGAGGAATGGCGAACAACGTACGAACGTTTTAAGGCGCAAATGACACAATTAGTCACGGAAGAAGCCCCTGTTTTCACTTGTTTTCAGGGCAGCAAAAATGCTACAATGGACATTGTTTTGTATAATGAAGCAGACAAGCTGTTAGGAGCTTTCTCCGCTTCAAAGGTCGAAGAAGTCAATGAAGAGACGTTTGTATCTCTTTCCGCATACCATAAAGAGTGGGAAGCAGATCTTGTAACGAACAACCAGAGAATGAACATACAAATAGCATTACGCAATACAGGAATAGGCGGCGGAATTACCGCTACAATTGGCACACCGATAATTACGACTGAATATTAA
- the murA gene encoding UDP-N-acetylglucosamine 1-carboxyvinyltransferase, producing MEKIIVRGGRRLSGSVKVEGAKNAVLPVITASILAGEGKSTLNDVPALSDVHTISEVLSYLNVDTKIDGNTIKVDATKTLVTEAPFEAVRKMRASFLVMGPLLARVGHARIALPGGCAIGSRPIDQHLKGFEAMGAEVTIGNGFIEASIKGRLQGAKIYLDFPSVGATENIMMAAVLAEGTTVMENVAQEPEIVCLANYLNAMGAKVRGAGTGTIRIEGVEKLVGAEHAVIPDRIEAGTFMVAAAITGGNVLIENAVSEHLRPLIAKMEEMGVKITEEGLGLRVVGPETLKPVDLKTMPHPGFPTDMQSQMMALMLQAKGTSVITETVFENRFMHVEEFRRMNGNIKIEGRAAIIEGPSTLQGAEVSATDLRAGAALILAGLVADGYTRVDELKHLDRGYVEFAEKLASLGADVERVRIDENEKAATEASDEQAVNMKPKFA from the coding sequence TTGGAAAAAATCATCGTCCGAGGTGGCAGAAGATTGTCTGGCTCTGTCAAGGTAGAAGGAGCTAAGAATGCAGTCTTGCCCGTCATCACAGCATCTATTTTGGCAGGTGAAGGCAAAAGCACTTTAAATGATGTGCCTGCCCTTTCAGATGTACACACGATTAGTGAAGTATTAAGCTATCTGAATGTTGACACGAAAATAGATGGTAATACGATAAAAGTAGACGCAACTAAAACATTGGTAACAGAAGCACCATTTGAAGCAGTTCGTAAAATGCGAGCTTCGTTTCTTGTGATGGGACCTCTTTTGGCCCGCGTGGGTCATGCCCGCATTGCACTTCCCGGCGGCTGTGCGATTGGTTCAAGACCGATCGATCAGCACCTTAAAGGATTTGAAGCGATGGGTGCAGAGGTAACAATCGGTAACGGATTTATTGAAGCTTCTATTAAAGGGAGACTTCAAGGTGCAAAAATTTATCTTGATTTCCCAAGCGTAGGAGCAACAGAAAATATTATGATGGCTGCCGTTCTTGCAGAAGGTACAACAGTGATGGAAAACGTCGCTCAAGAACCTGAGATCGTTTGTCTAGCGAACTACTTGAACGCAATGGGAGCAAAAGTACGTGGCGCTGGAACAGGTACAATTCGTATCGAAGGCGTTGAAAAGCTTGTTGGAGCTGAGCATGCTGTTATTCCTGACCGTATTGAAGCAGGTACATTTATGGTTGCGGCAGCGATCACAGGTGGAAATGTACTTATCGAGAACGCAGTTTCAGAACACCTTCGCCCACTTATTGCGAAGATGGAAGAAATGGGCGTTAAAATTACGGAAGAAGGGCTTGGCCTTCGTGTTGTAGGACCAGAAACACTTAAGCCTGTTGACCTGAAAACAATGCCTCATCCCGGATTCCCGACGGATATGCAATCACAGATGATGGCACTGATGCTTCAAGCGAAGGGTACAAGTGTCATTACAGAAACTGTATTTGAAAATCGTTTCATGCACGTGGAAGAATTCCGCCGCATGAATGGTAATATTAAGATTGAAGGTCGCGCAGCAATCATTGAAGGACCTTCTACACTTCAGGGTGCAGAAGTTTCAGCAACTGATCTACGCGCTGGAGCTGCCCTCATTCTCGCTGGCCTTGTAGCCGATGGCTATACCCGTGTTGATGAGCTTAAGCACCTCGATCGTGGCTATGTAGAATTCGCTGAGAAGCTAGCAAGCCTTGGAGCAGATGTTGAACGCGTTCGTATTGATGAGAACGAGAAAGCTGCTACAGAAGCTTCTGATGAGCAAGCTGTTAATATGAAACCTAAATTTGCATAA
- the spoIID gene encoding stage II sporulation protein D has protein sequence MRMKQTFVTLVLFAAIIVLLPSLLVLPYGSNERAPASEITKEKVSEKETVAVPVYRSQKSETMSVPIEEYVKGVVAAEMPAEFNLEALKAQALTARTFVVAKLTNPPGDLPGSAVVTDTVQDQVYKDMEQLKKAWGEDFEQKYTKIEEAVNETEGQILTYDGNPIYASFFSTSNGYTENSEDYWENAAPYLRSVESPWDLKSPKYEDAVTFTVSEFEQKLGVALPSDGSIGTIKTLTEGKRVAEATVNGQPYSGREIRDLLGLRSSDFNWERSGNEIIVTTKGYGHGVGMSQYGANGMAEEGKPYEDIVKHYYQGVTISEMDRYVSNLTAQR, from the coding sequence ATGCGAATGAAACAGACTTTTGTCACGCTTGTTCTATTTGCAGCGATCATTGTCCTGCTGCCATCGCTTCTCGTTTTACCCTACGGTTCAAATGAGAGAGCTCCGGCTAGCGAGATAACGAAGGAGAAGGTTTCAGAGAAAGAAACAGTAGCTGTCCCCGTGTATCGATCACAAAAGTCAGAAACGATGAGTGTACCGATTGAGGAATATGTGAAAGGTGTTGTAGCAGCTGAAATGCCGGCGGAATTTAATCTAGAGGCTCTTAAAGCTCAGGCGCTTACGGCGAGAACCTTTGTCGTCGCTAAGCTGACCAATCCACCGGGAGATCTTCCAGGGAGCGCGGTCGTAACAGATACCGTTCAAGATCAGGTGTACAAAGATATGGAGCAACTGAAGAAAGCCTGGGGAGAAGACTTTGAACAAAAATATACTAAAATTGAAGAAGCGGTCAATGAAACAGAAGGTCAAATTTTAACGTACGATGGGAACCCGATTTATGCTTCTTTTTTCTCAACAAGTAATGGTTATACCGAGAATTCAGAGGACTACTGGGAAAATGCCGCCCCTTATTTACGGAGCGTTGAAAGTCCATGGGATCTTAAATCGCCTAAATATGAGGATGCGGTCACCTTCACGGTTAGTGAATTTGAGCAAAAGCTAGGTGTGGCTCTTCCTTCTGATGGATCAATTGGGACGATCAAAACCCTTACAGAAGGGAAACGTGTTGCCGAAGCTACTGTAAATGGTCAACCGTATTCAGGTCGAGAAATTCGTGATCTTCTCGGTTTGCGTTCATCTGATTTTAACTGGGAAAGAAGTGGTAATGAAATTATCGTAACGACGAAAGGTTATGGGCACGGCGTTGGCATGAGTCAGTATGGCGCGAATGGGATGGCTGAGGAAGGGAAACCGTATGAAGATATCGTAAAGCATTATTATCAGGGCGTAACGATTAGCGAAATGGATCGGTATGTTAGTAATTTAACGGCACAGAGATAA
- a CDS encoding M23 family metallopeptidase, whose product MGDEKQRSHPIEKSASKWKQLARKRWIYPAVYLGFAAIVLAAVLWMQGGQENAEPRDLSGIDEERSAFDAKDESVPVLGDSEVFKVPASEDSGVFVQKQFYDTAASTEEQQAALVFYNNTYYQNAGIDYAKEDGASFDVKAAMSGKVVKATDDQLLGNVVHLEHENGVVTVYESLDGLEVAEGDKVTQGDKLGTAGTNTFDTDAGVHVHFEVRKDGVPVNPLDVFNQPSSAVEGPEQEQTGDAVSNPSASEGTEVEDKGTESEIDAEDKAEEDAKKAEEKSDDQKSDQEKSDSKDSQ is encoded by the coding sequence ATGGGAGATGAAAAACAAAGATCTCATCCTATTGAAAAAAGCGCTTCTAAATGGAAGCAGCTAGCAAGAAAACGCTGGATCTATCCAGCAGTGTACCTTGGTTTCGCAGCAATCGTTCTGGCAGCTGTTCTCTGGATGCAAGGTGGACAGGAAAATGCAGAACCACGTGATTTAAGTGGAATTGATGAAGAAAGAAGTGCCTTTGACGCAAAAGACGAGTCGGTCCCAGTTCTAGGTGATTCAGAAGTCTTTAAAGTTCCTGCATCAGAAGATAGTGGTGTATTTGTGCAAAAACAATTCTACGATACAGCAGCAAGCACAGAAGAACAACAAGCAGCTCTCGTTTTCTATAATAATACCTACTACCAGAATGCAGGAATTGATTACGCTAAAGAAGATGGAGCGAGCTTTGATGTAAAGGCGGCTATGAGTGGTAAAGTTGTAAAAGCAACAGACGATCAGCTACTTGGAAATGTCGTTCATCTTGAACATGAAAATGGCGTTGTCACTGTTTATGAATCTCTTGACGGGCTAGAAGTTGCTGAGGGTGATAAAGTAACCCAGGGCGATAAGCTTGGTACAGCAGGAACAAACACGTTCGATACTGATGCAGGCGTTCACGTACATTTTGAAGTTCGTAAAGACGGAGTCCCTGTTAACCCGCTTGATGTCTTTAACCAGCCTTCATCCGCAGTTGAAGGACCTGAGCAAGAACAAACAGGAGATGCTGTATCAAATCCATCAGCTTCAGAAGGTACTGAGGTAGAAGATAAAGGTACAGAGTCAGAAATAGATGCTGAGGACAAAGCTGAAGAAGATGCCAAGAAAGCTGAAGAAAAATCTGACGATCAAAAATCAGATCAAGAGAAATCAGATTCAAAGGATTCTCAATAA
- a CDS encoding DUF4212 domain-containing protein → MRKIDKKKADAYFKSRVRLIAILLVIWFGVSFGVVLFAETLAKYTFNGFPLHYFMGAQGSILVFILLLFVNAYITDRIDQKYNLVEKKAKASKGQTLQS, encoded by the coding sequence ATGAGAAAAATCGATAAGAAGAAGGCGGATGCTTACTTTAAATCTCGTGTTCGCTTAATTGCGATCCTGCTCGTAATCTGGTTTGGCGTTTCGTTTGGTGTGGTTTTATTTGCTGAAACGTTAGCGAAGTATACGTTTAATGGATTTCCTCTTCATTATTTTATGGGGGCTCAAGGATCTATTCTCGTTTTTATTCTTTTATTATTTGTTAACGCTTACATAACAGATAGAATTGATCAGAAATACAATTTAGTAGAGAAAAAAGCAAAAGCATCTAAAGGGCAGACCTTACAATCATAA
- a CDS encoding sodium:solute symporter family protein, translated as MDSQFLVSLLLIVASFGLYIGIAVYNRAKQTSEFFVAGRGVPAIYNGMAIGADWMSAASFIGLAGTVMVLGYDGLAYIMGWTGGYLLLTFLLAPQLRKYGRYTVPEFIGDRFQSKTALVIAAIATIIISFTYSIGQLAGSGVVIGRLFEVDARVGVMIGVVIIAIYATFGGMKGITWTQVAQYIILILAYLIPVIFMSLQITNNPIPWLSYGNVVSELGELDRELGLSEYFAPFENASKWQFMALMFSLMAGTAGLPHVIVRFYTVSTMKAARWSGAWALLFIGLLYLSAPAYAAFSRFILMKEVAGSPIESLPAWTEKWVNTGLLTMADTSGDGILQWQEIAISNDIVVMATPEIADLGIFVIGLVAAGAMAAALSTAGGLLIAISSSFSHDIYFRIINPKATERKRMAVARWSILIATVVAGLVALNPPGVITQIVAWAFALASGTFFPALILGVWWKRANAPGVIAGMVVGLLVTLTYIFLAKFGGFTILGIIDTGAGVFGASAAILTNIIVSLSTKPPSQKLQDEVMDLRYPEQLTYKDGEVWKDDHVS; from the coding sequence ATGGATTCGCAATTTCTAGTATCATTATTACTTATTGTTGCGTCGTTTGGTCTTTATATCGGAATTGCTGTTTATAACCGGGCGAAGCAGACGTCGGAGTTTTTTGTAGCCGGACGCGGAGTGCCGGCAATTTATAATGGGATGGCGATTGGCGCAGACTGGATGAGTGCGGCTTCCTTCATTGGATTAGCTGGAACTGTCATGGTGCTCGGATATGATGGGCTCGCTTATATTATGGGGTGGACAGGCGGATATTTACTGCTTACCTTTTTACTAGCACCACAGCTTCGAAAATATGGCCGTTATACGGTGCCTGAATTCATTGGTGACCGCTTCCAAAGTAAAACAGCCCTCGTCATTGCAGCCATTGCTACCATTATTATCAGTTTTACCTACTCGATCGGGCAACTTGCTGGATCCGGTGTCGTCATCGGGAGATTATTTGAAGTGGATGCTAGAGTTGGTGTTATGATTGGTGTGGTCATTATTGCCATCTATGCCACATTTGGCGGGATGAAAGGGATTACCTGGACACAGGTGGCTCAGTACATTATTCTAATTCTCGCCTACCTGATTCCGGTCATCTTTATGTCTCTTCAAATCACGAATAACCCTATTCCATGGCTTAGCTACGGAAATGTCGTTTCCGAACTAGGGGAACTTGATCGAGAACTCGGGTTATCCGAGTACTTTGCGCCGTTTGAAAACGCATCGAAATGGCAGTTTATGGCCCTGATGTTTAGCTTAATGGCCGGTACAGCAGGTCTCCCCCACGTTATTGTTCGTTTCTATACGGTATCAACGATGAAAGCAGCGAGGTGGAGCGGAGCGTGGGCTCTATTATTTATTGGGCTTCTCTATTTATCAGCCCCTGCGTACGCGGCGTTTTCACGCTTCATTTTGATGAAAGAGGTTGCTGGTAGTCCTATCGAGAGCTTGCCAGCATGGACCGAAAAGTGGGTAAATACCGGCTTGCTCACAATGGCTGATACGAGCGGGGATGGCATTCTTCAATGGCAGGAGATCGCTATCAGTAATGATATAGTGGTAATGGCTACGCCTGAAATAGCTGATCTTGGCATTTTCGTTATCGGCCTCGTAGCGGCAGGAGCAATGGCCGCCGCCTTATCAACAGCTGGAGGACTATTAATTGCAATCTCTTCTTCTTTTTCACATGACATTTACTTCCGAATTATCAATCCAAAGGCAACCGAGCGAAAGCGGATGGCCGTGGCGCGATGGTCCATTTTAATTGCCACAGTTGTTGCAGGACTGGTTGCTCTCAATCCTCCCGGCGTGATCACACAGATTGTCGCATGGGCGTTTGCGCTTGCCTCAGGTACATTCTTCCCAGCACTTATTCTCGGTGTCTGGTGGAAGCGAGCAAACGCACCTGGCGTCATAGCTGGAATGGTAGTCGGCTTACTTGTCACGCTAACTTACATTTTCCTTGCTAAATTTGGCGGTTTCACGATTCTTGGTATTATTGACACGGGGGCTGGTGTATTTGGAGCTTCTGCTGCGATTCTAACGAATATTATTGTCTCACTAAGCACAAAGCCGCCATCTCAAAAGCTACAGGATGAAGTAATGGACCTACGTTATCCTGAACAGCTCACATATAAAGATGGGGAAGTGTGGAAGGATGATCATGTTAGTTAA
- the spoIIID gene encoding sporulation transcriptional regulator SpoIIID: MHDYIKERTIKIGNYIVETKKTVRVIAKEFGVSKSTVHKDLTERLPEINPDLANEVKGILEYHKSIRHLRGGEATRIKYRKDTEKEEAVK, from the coding sequence GTGCACGATTACATCAAAGAGCGAACCATCAAGATTGGAAATTACATCGTGGAGACGAAGAAAACGGTGAGGGTGATCGCCAAAGAATTTGGAGTGTCAAAGAGCACCGTTCATAAGGATTTAACTGAACGTCTGCCAGAAATCAATCCAGACCTTGCCAATGAGGTGAAGGGCATTCTCGAGTATCATAAATCGATACGCCATCTCCGCGGCGGCGAAGCGACTAGAATAAAATATAGAAAGGATACGGAAAAAGAAGAAGCTGTCAAATAA
- a CDS encoding rod shape-determining protein yields MFSRDIGIDLGTANVLIYVKGRGIVLDEPSVVAINTETGRALAVGEEARQMVGRTPGNIVATRPLKDGVIADFDITEVMLRHFLNKINVKSFLSKPRILICTPTNITSVEKKAIKEAAEKSGGKQIFLEEEPKVAAIGAGMDIFQPSGNMVVDIGGGTTDIAVLSMGDIVTASSIKMAGDKFDYEILDYIKKTYKLLIGERTAEQIKINVATVFPGGRNEELDIRGRDMVSGLPRTITVKSDEIQQALQEPISHMVMAAKSVLERTPPELSADIIDRGVIMTGGGALLHGIDQLFAEELMVPVLVAEEPMSCVARGTGLMLEHIDKIAKKKFI; encoded by the coding sequence ATGTTTTCACGTGATATAGGGATTGATTTAGGTACAGCGAATGTACTGATTTATGTGAAGGGCAGAGGCATTGTTCTTGATGAGCCTTCAGTAGTAGCCATTAACACTGAAACTGGAAGAGCACTTGCTGTTGGTGAAGAAGCAAGACAAATGGTCGGCCGGACTCCTGGAAACATCGTTGCCACACGTCCTTTAAAAGACGGCGTTATTGCAGACTTCGATATAACAGAAGTGATGCTTAGACATTTCTTGAACAAAATTAATGTAAAAAGCTTTCTATCAAAGCCGCGTATTCTGATTTGCACACCAACCAATATTACATCAGTAGAGAAAAAGGCAATCAAAGAAGCTGCAGAAAAAAGCGGTGGAAAACAAATTTTTCTTGAAGAAGAACCTAAAGTGGCAGCAATTGGAGCAGGAATGGATATTTTTCAGCCAAGCGGTAATATGGTAGTGGACATTGGCGGTGGAACGACAGATATCGCAGTTCTCTCAATGGGCGATATCGTCACCGCCTCTTCCATTAAAATGGCTGGGGACAAGTTCGATTACGAGATTCTTGATTACATTAAAAAAACGTATAAGCTTTTAATTGGAGAACGAACTGCAGAACAAATCAAGATTAACGTTGCAACGGTATTTCCAGGCGGCCGGAACGAAGAGCTTGATATTCGCGGACGTGACATGGTGTCAGGACTTCCGCGTACCATTACAGTGAAGTCTGATGAAATCCAGCAGGCACTTCAGGAGCCGATCTCGCACATGGTAATGGCAGCGAAGAGCGTACTTGAACGAACGCCTCCTGAACTTTCAGCAGATATCATTGACCGCGGTGTCATTATGACAGGCGGTGGCGCTTTGCTTCATGGTATTGATCAGCTATTTGCTGAAGAGCTGATGGTTCCAGTACTTGTTGCAGAAGAGCCAATGAGCTGTGTTGCAAGAGGGACAGGCCTTATGCTTGAGCATATTGACAAAATTGCTAAGAAGAAGTTTATTTAA